In the Wyeomyia smithii strain HCP4-BCI-WySm-NY-G18 chromosome 2, ASM2978416v1, whole genome shotgun sequence genome, one interval contains:
- the LOC129721512 gene encoding golgin subfamily A member 2 — translation MADKAEKIAAARKKLKQYQSKQKQDSTVKSGNSSARETPVPVAAVAGNSEQQLPAPTISVEDNLNQNVSHTVSSVTQPSSYAGVASFFNNNNGQPVPDFFAMEPQVAHVAEQPMEASLHSINRISDEIGQLIANASADLGPQNTILELESEKAELSRTLNAQKLENDELRLRLRNNQSAIEELKNEIDKLKLENSTKLTSELGPIQEQLRMQIQAVGVLVGEKAELTATVSKYQSLVREKTAENDELQNRLKASRGAVQKLEKELESVKQSGHRFEDLERTIKNQLNEYQEEASKFRKLYEDLQEDLGELKQKLQIRNQEFHSVQKQLEQTQSELGLAKLRVEQLSSDDDMDFNMKIEALSQQNLIKAQQIKDLQEIIKQIGNERDQSNQQYQNYVLHLNKEVSNLADKIQELTDENNRLSAREDNLVRHVGELERQIQQQMIKQKIYASQQQEETDAEQQRTTLESELKLLREKVANMEMERTEQSKQNGSIEKLQLEYEEKLKLSEEQLTQLKLTAERLQIDKPDTAKLLVELEIAKVEASRAVAQNMELKPQLEEMQRAFVQISNDKLELTDKLQSELHLGREMKATYGQLEMELNSIRDKLHFKDEEMIRLAHENTELSKQILQQNQEIDRLRYYESRANDGNLLQTELQRTQEQLQQLRKAGSPTSKQMNDSCDHDHDHNADHHHHHSQHDHGQHDLHREIEILKQEKEELVKVINSFQSRAKPSPNHETSMQVPADQQDAISDNVSTVSLPTHEAMEKLQERFKRTMLEVAELSDEKQRLEHLVMQLQGETETIGEYITLYQQQRRLLKQKDMERDLQLEQLANDREVMKLKLKELNYLVHQLVLEKGGKNCSSIEASPTEQYMPQSPKVPLIDLSVSPQSHTCSGRIENGEHHEAKVQIKPTETAGRILSLLTDIKEANIPYGSGVQHCSCCSGRLETV, via the exons ATGGCAGACAAAGCAGAGAAAATTGCAGCAGCCAGAAAAAAG CTGAAGCAATATCAGTCGAAACAAAAGCAAGACTCTACCGTCAAAAGTGGAAACAGCTCAGCAAGGGAAACGCCTGTTCCAGTCGCTGCTGTTGCCGGTAACAGCGAACAACAGCTGCCTGCGCCGACAATATCTGTTGAAGATAATCTTAACCAGAACGTTAGTCACACGGTGTCTTCAGTAACACAGCCATCGTCCTATGCGGGAGTGGCTagttttttcaataacaataatgGCCAGCCGGTGCCGGATTTTTTCGCCATGGAACCACAGGTTGCTCATGTGGCTGAACAACCGATGGAAGCTTCGCTGCACAGCATCAATCGAATTTCCGACGAAATCGGCCAGTTGATTGCGAATGCCAGTGCCGACTTGGGGCCGCAGAACACCATTTTAGAGCTGGAATCTGAAAAGGCTGAACTTTCCAGAACGCTTAATGCTCAAAAACTAGAAAACGACGAGCTCCGGTTAAGACTGCGTAACAACCAATCGGCGATAGAAGAACTGAAAAATGAAATCGACAAACTGAAATTGGAGAATTCTACTAAACTGACCAGTGAATTAGGACCAATTCAAGAACAGTTGCGTATGCAGATTCAAGCGGTTGGAGTTCTAGTCGGAGAGAAAGCAGAACTAACAGCAACTGTCAGCAAGTATCAAAGCTTGGTTAGggagaaaacagccgaaaacgaTGAGTTGCAAAACCGGTTAAAAGCTTCTCGAGGAGCTGTGCAAAAATTAGAGAAAGAACTGGAATCGGTTAAACAATCTGGCCATCGGTTCGAAGACCTTGAACGAACTATAAAAAATCAACTTAACGAGTACCAAGAGGAGGCTAGTAAATTTCGCAAGCTGTACGAAGATCTACAAGAAGACTTGGGCGAACTTAAGCAAAAGCTTCAGATTCGGAACCAGGAGTTTCATTCGGTTCAAAAGCAGTTGGAACAAACGCAATCTGAATTGGGACTGGCAAAGCTGCGAGTCGAACAGCTTTCCTCGGATGACGATATGGATTTTAACATGAAGATCGAAGCTCTTAGTCAGCAAAACCTCATAAAGGCTCAGCAAATCAAAGATTTGCAGGAAATTATTAAACAGATCGGTAACGAACGGGATCAAAGCAATCAGCAGTACCAGAATTACGTATTGCACCTTAACAAGGAAGTGTCCAATTTGGCTGACAAAATTCAAGAGTTGACCGATGAAAACAATCGACTTTCCGCCCGAGAAGACAACCTGGTTCGCCACGTAGGCGAGTTAGAACGACAAATTCAGCAGCAGATGATTAAGCAGAAAATTTACGCTTCACAGCAGCAGGAGGAAACGGATGCAGAGCAGCAGCGAACTACGCTGGAATCGGAGCTCAAGCTACTAAGGGAAAAGGTAGCCAACATGGAGATGGAACGAACTGAGCAATCG AAACAAAATGGTTCCATCGAAAAATTACAATTAGAATatgaagaaaaactgaaactaagtGAAGAGCAATTGACGCAGCTTAAACTGACAGCGGAACGTCTTCAAATAGATAAACCAGACACGGCAAAATTATTAGTAGAACTGGAAATTGCCAAAGTTGAGGCATCTCGGGCAGTAGCCCAGAATATGGAACTAAAACCCCAACTTGAGGAAATGCAACGAGCGTTTGTGCAAATT AGCAATGACAAGCTGGAGCTTACGGACAAATTGCAATCGGAGTTGCATTTAGGAAGGGAAATGAAGGCCACCTACGGACAGCTCGAGATGGAACTCAACTCGATTCGCGACAAGTTGCACTTTAAAGACGAAGAAATGATTCGGTTGGCGCATGAAAACACCGAACTAAGCAAGCAAATCCTCCAGCAAAACCAAGAAATAGACCGATTGCGATATTATGAGTCGCGTGCCAACGATGGTAATCTGCTTCAAACGGAGTTACAGAGGACGCAGGAACAATTGCAGCAGTTGCGCAAAGCAGGGTCGCCTACATCGAAGCAGATGAACGACAGCTGCGATCATGATCACGATCATAATGctgatcatcatcatcaccattcTCAACATGACCATGGTCAGCATGATCTCCATCGTGAAATTGAAATACTGAAACAAGAGAAGGAAGAGTTAGTTAAAGTTATAAACTCTTTCCAAAGCAGAGCTAAGCCGAGTCCAAACCATGAGACAAGCATGCAGGTTCCAGCAGACCAGCAGGATGCCATTAGTGATAACGTTTCGACGGTAAGTCTCCCGACCCACGAAGCCATGGAAAAACTGCAGGAACGATTCAAGCGAACTATGCTAGAGGTGGCCGAACTGTCGGATGAAAAACAGCGCCTGGAGCATCTGGTAATGCAACTACAGGGAGAAACCGAAACTATTGGTGAATACATCACACTCTATCAACAGCAGCGAAGGTTGCTTAAGCAGAAAGATATGGAGCGTGATCTACAGTTGGAACAACTGGCTAACGATCGCGAAGTGATGAAACTGAAGCTCAAAGAGCTCAACTACTTGGTGCATCAGTTGGTGCTGGAGAAAGGTGGCAAAAATTGTTCTTCTATCGAAGCGTCTCCAACCGAACAGTACATGCCACAGTCTCCAAAGGTACCGCTAATTGACCTCTCCGTCAGCCCGCAAAGTCATACTTGCTCGGGTCGAATCGAGAATGGAGAGCATCACGAGGCCAAGGTGCAAATCAAACCCACTGAAACCGCCGGTAGAATACTCTCGTTGCTAACCGATATCAAAGAAGCAAACATACCGTACGGTAGCGGTGTACAGCACTGCTCTTGCTGTTCCGGCCGGCTGGAAACGGTCTGA
- the LOC129725967 gene encoding uncharacterized protein LOC129725967, giving the protein MQKTYDLIRESVSKLFKRKNNNTFCQFWVKHTKEEEILLFEKRYLKKFLRFHKLYITGMTLEEMRVAKRFQEVSMELDDSAVDGSFGSFCRKHYCSCYNENSKHVPKTDIRIGNRTTPDKTDVVGLVHKDNTLIPSAEESAISNQPTKELPARSENTVIWDLPPLDLDIDLGPFVIDNCNGPIYISFEQPEP; this is encoded by the exons ATGCAGAAAACGTACGATTTAATTCGCGAATCAGTGTCGAAACTTTTCAAACG CAAAAATAACAAcactttttgtcaattttgggTAAAGCACACAAAAGAGGAAGAAATCCTACTCTTTGAAAAACGATACCTAAAGAAATTTTTACGTTTTCACAAATTGTACATAACGGGTATGACGTTAGAGGAAATGAGGGTAGCTAAACGATTTCAGGAAGTCTCGATGGAGCTGGACGATTCTGCAGTCGATGGTAGTTTTGGTTCG ttcTGCAGAAAACACTATTGTTCTTGCTACAATGAAAATTCTAAACATGTTCCGAAAACGGATATCCGTATCGGAAACCGCACTACGCCTGACAAAACTGACGTAGTAGGACTAGTACACAAAGATAACACG ttaattCCTTCTGCTGAAGAATCAGCCATATCTAATCAACCAACGAAAGAGCTGCCTGCGAGGTCTGAAAACACAGTGATATGGGATCTTCCTCCACTTGATCTTGACATCGATTTAGGTCCTTTCGTAATCGACAATTGTAATGGCCCGATATACATATCCTTTGAGCAGCCAGAACCGTGA